A region from the Canis lupus dingo isolate Sandy chromosome 9, ASM325472v2, whole genome shotgun sequence genome encodes:
- the SRCIN1 gene encoding SRC kinase signaling inhibitor 1 isoform X7, whose amino-acid sequence MQPWQCLRRFALAWWERTAEGSARSPREEAGPRDPGGRGEPGLQRAAGGKAPGLCSLCLKSPDPERSSPPMLSADDAEYPREYRTLGGGGGAGSGGRRFSNVGLVHTSERRHTVIAAQSLEALSGLQKADADRKRDAFMDHLKNKYPQHALALRGQQDRIREQPNYWSFKTRSSRHTQGAQPGLADQAAKLSYASAESLETMSEAELPLGFSRMNRFRQSLPLSRSASQTKLRSPGVLFLQFGEETRRVHITHEVSSLDTLHALIAHMFPQKLTMGMLKSPNTAILIKDEARNVFYELEDVRDIQDRSIIKIYRKEPLYAAFPGSHLTNGDLRREMVYASRESSPTRRLNNLSPAPHLASSSPPPGLPSGLPSGLPSGLPSGLPSGLPSGLQSGSPSRSRLSYAGGRPPSYAGSPVHHAAERLGGAPAAQGVSPSPSAILERRDVKPDEDLAGKAGGMVLVKGEGLYADPYGLLHEGRLSLAAAAGDPFAYPGASGLYKRGSVRSLSTYSAAALQSDLEDSLYKAAGGGPLYGDGYGFRLPPSSPQKLADVAAPPGGPQPPHSPYSGPPSRGSPVRQSFRKDSGSSSVFAESPGGKTRSTGGSSTAGAPPPELFPGPGERPLVGFGPPVPAKDTETRERMEAMEKQIASLTGLVQSALLRGSEPETPSEKIEGSNGAGTPSAPCGSGSRSSGATPVSGPPPPSASTPAGQPTSISRLQMQLHLRGLQNSTSDLRSQLQQLRKLQLQNLESLRALLKGTEAELSMRVSEAARRQEDPLQRQRTLVEEERLRYLNDEELITQQLNDLEKSVEKIQRDVSHNHRLVPGPELEEKALVLKQLGETLTELKAHFPGLQSKMRVVLRVEVEAVKFLKEEPQRLDGLLKRCRGVTDMLAQIRRQVDEGVWPPPNNLLNQSPKKVTAETDFSKNLDFEMAPPSPPLNLHELSGPAEGAPPTPKGGNPTKGLDAAGKRSVDKAVSVEAAERDWEEKRAALTQYSAKDINRLLEETQAELLKAIPDLDCASKAHPGLAPTPDHKPPKVPHGQKAAPRTEPSGRRGSDELTVPRYRTEKPSKSPPPPPPRRSFPSSHGLTTTRTGEVVVTSKKDSAFIKKAESEELEVQKPQVKLRRTVSEVARPASTPPIMASAIKDEDDEDRIIAELEVFERSSVSSLPPTPRRQPIPTLLAPQDLGPPRGSAQGPTWKAAPSPRAFCVPQIILTECTPNPPSPPEARPEEAGPRTTPTPRPRTLPGSGRGCDGARALPEVVARASQPRSSLAPDTEGTALKRLGTESCTPEEGGPGAQCPWRPAPDGTQEPPTAETHPEETAKDTGRDTQSCSGEPRGQPTGGLGCTVRGAATQRMDSLEETLRELEATLSQMGTALAVGLPGSPLPLPPGPQVAASSLASPPAFTLQSQSSELEEVGGCRSTTPAPSSHRPFLSSCQPPGSPGTGCGLQAEPRGAGKPASPGIGPTSPARDQVLSPLLCISKPTNKVLSSFSSPTLPPPQLLSDFLPLSFLCLRL is encoded by the exons ATCCGGAGCGGAGCAGCCCCCCTATGCTGTCTGCGGACGATGCCGAGTACCCGCGGGAGTACCGgaccctggggggcgggggcggcgcgggcagCGGGGGCCGGCGCTTCTCCAACGTGGGGCTAGTGCACACGTCCGAGCGGCGGCACACGGTGATCGCCGCCCAGAGCCTGGAGGCGCTCAGCGGGCTCCAGAAGGCGGACGCCGACCGCAAGCGCGATGCCTTCATGGACCACCTGAAGAACAAGTACCCCCAGCACGCCCTGGCCCTGCGGGGTCAGCAGGACAGGATTCGAGAGCAG CCAAACTACTGGAGTTTCAAG aCCCGCAGCTCACGCCACACTCAGGGAGCCCAGCCGGGGCTGGCAGACCAGGCAGCCAAGCTGTCATACGCCTCGGCTGAGTCGCTGGAGACCATGTCGGAGGCGGAGCTGCCCCTGGGCTTCAGTAGGATGAACCGCTTCCGACAGAGCCTGCCCCTCTCCCGCTCAGCCAGCCAGACCAAGCTGCGCTCACCAG GGGTGCTGTTCCTGCAGTTCGGGGAGGAGACTCGGCGCGTGCACATCACGCACGAGGTCAGCAGCCTGGACACGCTACACGCGCTCATCGCGCACATGTTCCCGCAGAAGCTCACCATGGGCATGCTGAAGTCGCCCAACACCGCCATTCTCATCAAGGACGAGGCTCGCAACGTCTTCTACGAGCTGGAAGACGTCCG gGACATCCAGGACCGAAGTATTATCAAGATCTATAGGAAGGAGCCTCTTTACGCCGCTTTCCCTGGCTCACATCTTACCAACGGGGACCTCCGG AGAGAGATGGTGTATGCCTCGCGGGAGTCGTCGCCCACACGGCGTCTCAACAACCTGTCGCCGGCGCCGCACCTGGCGTCCAGCTCTCCGCCCCCGGGGCTGCCGTCCGGGCTGCCGTCCGGGCTGCCATCCGGGCTCCCGTCGGGGCTCCCGTCGGGGCTCCCATCGGGGCTGCAGTCCGGCTCGCCGTCGCGCTCGCGCCTGTCCTACGCCGGGGGGCGCCCGCCCTCCTACGCTGGCAGCCCGGTGCACCACGCGGCCGAACGGCTGgggggcgcccccgccgcccagggcgtcagccccagccccagcgccATCCTGGAGCGGCGCGACGTGAAGCCGGACGAGGACCTGGCAGGCAAGGCGGGCGGCATGGTGCTGGTGAAGGGCGAGGGCCTCTACGCCGACCCCTACGGGTTGCTCCACGAGGGCCGCCTGAGCCTGGCCGCGGCCGCCGGCGACCCGTTCGCCTACCCGGGCGCCAGCGGCCTCTACAAGCGCGGCTCGGTGCGCTCGCTCAGCACCTACTCGGCCGCCGCGCTGCAGTCCGACCTGGAGGACTCGCTGTACAAGGCGGCGGGCGGAGGCCCACTCTACGGCGACGGCTACGGCTTCCGCCTGCCGCCCTCGTCGCCGCAGAAGCTGGCCGACGTGGCGGCgccccccgggggcccccagcctcctcacagCCCCTACTCGGGGCCGCCCAGCCGCGGCTCGCCGGTGCGCCAGTCTTTCCGCAAAGACTCGGGCTCCTCGTCGGTCTTCGCAGAGAGCCCGGGAGGCAAGACCCGCAGCACGGGGGGCTCCTCGACGGCCGGAGCTCCCCCGCCCGAGCTCTTCCCCGGGCCTGGGGAGCGCCCGCTCGTTGGGTTTGGGCCGCCAGTGCCAGCCAAGGACACGGAGACCAG GGAGCGCATGGAGGCCATGGAGAAGCAGATTGCCAGCCTCACAGGCCTGGTACAGAGTGCCCTACTACGAGGCTCAGAGCCTGAGACCCCCAG CGAGAAGATTGAAGGTTCCAATGGAGCAGGCACCCCCTCAGCAC CCTGTGGGTCAGGCAGCCGGAGCAGCGGCGCCACCCCAGTGTCCGGCCCTCCCCCGCCTTCAGCCAGCACACCTGCGGGGCAGCCCACCTCCATCAGCCGTTTGCAGATGCAGCTGCACCTGCGTGGCCTGCAGAACAGCACCAGTGACCTGCGCAGCCAGCTTCAGCAGTTGCGAAAGCTCCAG CTACAAAACCTGGAGTCGCTGCGCGCACTGCTCAAGGGCACAGAGGCGGAGCTGAGCATGCGCGTGTCGGAGGCGGCGCGGCGGCAGGAGGACCCGCTGCAGCGGCAGCGCACCCTGGTGGAGGAGGAGCGGCTGCGCTACCTCAACGACGAGGAGCTCATCACCCAGCAGCTCAA TGACCTGGAGAAGTCGGTGGAGAAGATCCAGCGGGATGTGTCCCACAACCACCGGCTGGTACCTGGGCCAGAGCTGGAAGAGAAGGCGCTGGTGCTGAAGCAGCTCGGGGAGACCCTGACTGAGCTCAAGG CTCACTTCCCAGGCCTGCAGAGCAAGATGCGGGTAGTACTGCGTGTGGAGGTGGAGGCAGTGAAGTTCCTGAAGGAGGAGCCACAGCGCCTGGACGGGCTACTCAAACGCTGCCGTGGGGTCACGGACATGCTGGCCCAGATCCGAAG GCAAGTGGATGAGGGGGTGTGGCCACCCCCCAACAACCTCCTGAATCAGTCCCCCAAGAAGGTGACGGCTGAAACGGACTTCAGCAAGAACTTGGACTTCGAAATGGCACCCCCTAGCCCTCCACTGAACCTCCATGAGCTGAGTGGCCCGGCCGAGGGAGCCCCTCCTACTCCCAAGGGGGGCAACCCTACCAAAGGCCTGGATGCTGCTGGCAAGAGAAGCGTGGACAAGGCTGTGTCTGTTGAG GCTGCTGAACGGGACTGGGAGGAGAAGCGGGCAGCCCTGACCCAGTACAGCGCCAAGGACATCAACCGGCTGCTGGAGGAGACACAGGCGGAGCTGCTGAAGGCCATCCCTGACCTAGACTGTGCGAGCAAGGCCCACCCAggcctggcccccacccctgACCACAAGCCTCCCAAGGTCCCCCACGGCCAGAAGGCAGCCCCTCGAACGGAGCCCAGTGGAAGGAGGGGCTCAG ATGAGCTGACAGTGCCTCGGTACCGCACGGAGAAGCCCTCCAAgtcgcccccgccgccccctccccgccggagcttcccctcctcccacgGCCTCACCACCACGCGCACAGGAGAGGTCGTGGTCACCAGCAAGAAGGATTCGGCCTTCATCAAG AAAGCCGAGTCCGAGGAGCTGGAGGTGCAGAAGCCCCAAGTGAAGCTGCGCCGAACGGTGTCCGAAGTGGCCCGCCCAGCCTCCACGCCACCCATCATGGCCTCTGCCATCAAAGATGAGGACGATGAGGACCGCATCATCGCCGAGCTAGAG GTGTTTGAGAGAAGCTCAGTGTCTTCCCTCCCCCCCACGCCCCGCCGCCAGCCGATCCCCACCTTGCTGGCACCCCAGGACCTGGGGCCCCCTCGGGGCTCAGCCCAGGGCCCCACATGGAAG gctgccccaagccCCAGGGCCTTCTGCGTCCCCCAGATCATCTTGACAGAGTGTACCCCCAACCCTCCCTCACCACCAGAGGCCAGACCCGAGGAAGCTGGTCCCAGGACAACTCCCACTCCGCGCCCCCGGACCCTGCCTGGCAGTGGGAGGGGCTGTGATGGTGCCCGGGCCCTGCCAGAGGTGGTGGCCAGGGCCTCCCAGCCTAGGAGCAGCTTGGCGCCTGACACAGAAGGGACTGCTCTGAAGAGACTGGGGACAGAGAGCTGTACCCCGGAGGAGGGAGGACCCGGGGCTCAGTGTCCTTGGAGACCAGCCCCTGATGGGACTCAGGAGCCCCCCACTGCTGAGACCCACCCAGAGGAGACCGCCAAGGACACCGGCCGGGACACCCAATCCTGCAGTGGGGAGCCCAGGGGCCAGCCCACTGGTGGCCTAGGCTGCACAGTGAGAGGCGCTGCCACCCAGCGAATGGACAGCCTGGAGGAAACGCTCCGGGAGCTGGAAGCCACCCTGAGCCAGATGGGCACTGCCCTCGCCGTGGGGCTCCCTggcagccccctgcccctgccacccgGTCCCCAGGTGGCTGCCTCCTCCCTagcctctcctcctgccttcaCACTCCAGTCTCAGTCCTCAgagctggaggaggtggggggctgcAGGAGCACCAcgccagccccctcctcccaccgGCCTTTCCTCAGCTCCTGCCAGCCTCCTGGGAGCCCGGGCACCGGGTGTGGTTTGCAGGCAGAGCCCCGGGGGGCTGGGAAGCCGGCCTCCCCAGGGATCGGCCCAACCAGCCCTGCCAGGGACCAggtcctctcccctctgctctgtaTCTCTAAACCAACAAATAAAgttctctcctccttttccagCCCCAcacttccccccccccaactcctgtCCGACTTTCTGCCTCTGTCGTTTCTCTGTCTGCGCCTCTGA
- the SRCIN1 gene encoding SRC kinase signaling inhibitor 1 isoform X4 has product MQPWQCLRRFALAWWERTAEGSARSPREEAGPRDPGGRGEPDPERSSPPMLSADDAEYPREYRTLGGGGGAGSGGRRFSNVGLVHTSERRHTVIAAQSLEALSGLQKADADRKRDAFMDHLKNKYPQHALALRGQQDRIREQVGGWTVDPVCLLSSLCSHLHGDSAPSGAGQPAQQPNYWSFKTRSSRHTQGAQPGLADQAAKLSYASAESLETMSEAELPLGFSRMNRFRQSLPLSRSASQTKLRSPGVLFLQFGEETRRVHITHEVSSLDTLHALIAHMFPQKLTMGMLKSPNTAILIKDEARNVFYELEDVRDIQDRSIIKIYRKEPLYAAFPGSHLTNGDLRREMVYASRESSPTRRLNNLSPAPHLASSSPPPGLPSGLPSGLPSGLPSGLPSGLPSGLQSGSPSRSRLSYAGGRPPSYAGSPVHHAAERLGGAPAAQGVSPSPSAILERRDVKPDEDLAGKAGGMVLVKGEGLYADPYGLLHEGRLSLAAAAGDPFAYPGASGLYKRGSVRSLSTYSAAALQSDLEDSLYKAAGGGPLYGDGYGFRLPPSSPQKLADVAAPPGGPQPPHSPYSGPPSRGSPVRQSFRKDSGSSSVFAESPGGKTRSTGGSSTAGAPPPELFPGPGERPLVGFGPPVPAKDTETRERMEAMEKQIASLTGLVQSALLRGSEPETPSEKIEGSNGAGTPSAPCGSGSRSSGATPVSGPPPPSASTPAGQPTSISRLQMQLHLRGLQNSTSDLRSQLQQLRKLQLQNLESLRALLKGTEAELSMRVSEAARRQEDPLQRQRTLVEEERLRYLNDEELITQQLNDLEKSVEKIQRDVSHNHRLVPGPELEEKALVLKQLGETLTELKAHFPGLQSKMRVVLRVEVEAVKFLKEEPQRLDGLLKRCRGVTDMLAQIRRQVDEGVWPPPNNLLNQSPKKVTAETDFSKNLDFEMAPPSPPLNLHELSGPAEGAPPTPKGGNPTKGLDAAGKRSVDKAVSVEAAERDWEEKRAALTQYSAKDINRLLEETQAELLKAIPDLDCASKAHPGLAPTPDHKPPKVPHGQKAAPRTEPSGRRGSDELTVPRYRTEKPSKSPPPPPPRRSFPSSHGLTTTRTGEVVVTSKKDSAFIKKAESEELEVQKPQVKLRRTVSEVARPASTPPIMASAIKDEDDEDRIIAELEVFERSSVSSLPPTPRRQPIPTLLAPQDLGPPRGSAQGPTWKAAPSPRAFCVPQIILTECTPNPPSPPEARPEEAGPRTTPTPRPRTLPGSGRGCDGARALPEVVARASQPRSSLAPDTEGTALKRLGTESCTPEEGGPGAQCPWRPAPDGTQEPPTAETHPEETAKDTGRDTQSCSGEPRGQPTGGLGCTVRGAATQRMDSLEETLRELEATLSQMGTALAVGLPGSPLPLPPGPQVAASSLASPPAFTLQSQSSELEEVGGCRSTTPAPSSHRPFLSSCQPPGSPGTGCGLQAEPRGAGKPASPGIGPTSPARDQVLSPLLCISKPTNKVLSSFSSPTLPPPQLLSDFLPLSFLCLRL; this is encoded by the exons ATCCGGAGCGGAGCAGCCCCCCTATGCTGTCTGCGGACGATGCCGAGTACCCGCGGGAGTACCGgaccctggggggcgggggcggcgcgggcagCGGGGGCCGGCGCTTCTCCAACGTGGGGCTAGTGCACACGTCCGAGCGGCGGCACACGGTGATCGCCGCCCAGAGCCTGGAGGCGCTCAGCGGGCTCCAGAAGGCGGACGCCGACCGCAAGCGCGATGCCTTCATGGACCACCTGAAGAACAAGTACCCCCAGCACGCCCTGGCCCTGCGGGGTCAGCAGGACAGGATTCGAGAGCAG GTTGGCGGCTGGACCGTGGACCCCGTGTGCCTCCtcagctccctctgctcccacctccaTGGCGACTCCGCCCCCTCCGGGGCTGGCCAGCCGGCCCAG CAGCCAAACTACTGGAGTTTCAAG aCCCGCAGCTCACGCCACACTCAGGGAGCCCAGCCGGGGCTGGCAGACCAGGCAGCCAAGCTGTCATACGCCTCGGCTGAGTCGCTGGAGACCATGTCGGAGGCGGAGCTGCCCCTGGGCTTCAGTAGGATGAACCGCTTCCGACAGAGCCTGCCCCTCTCCCGCTCAGCCAGCCAGACCAAGCTGCGCTCACCAG GGGTGCTGTTCCTGCAGTTCGGGGAGGAGACTCGGCGCGTGCACATCACGCACGAGGTCAGCAGCCTGGACACGCTACACGCGCTCATCGCGCACATGTTCCCGCAGAAGCTCACCATGGGCATGCTGAAGTCGCCCAACACCGCCATTCTCATCAAGGACGAGGCTCGCAACGTCTTCTACGAGCTGGAAGACGTCCG gGACATCCAGGACCGAAGTATTATCAAGATCTATAGGAAGGAGCCTCTTTACGCCGCTTTCCCTGGCTCACATCTTACCAACGGGGACCTCCGG AGAGAGATGGTGTATGCCTCGCGGGAGTCGTCGCCCACACGGCGTCTCAACAACCTGTCGCCGGCGCCGCACCTGGCGTCCAGCTCTCCGCCCCCGGGGCTGCCGTCCGGGCTGCCGTCCGGGCTGCCATCCGGGCTCCCGTCGGGGCTCCCGTCGGGGCTCCCATCGGGGCTGCAGTCCGGCTCGCCGTCGCGCTCGCGCCTGTCCTACGCCGGGGGGCGCCCGCCCTCCTACGCTGGCAGCCCGGTGCACCACGCGGCCGAACGGCTGgggggcgcccccgccgcccagggcgtcagccccagccccagcgccATCCTGGAGCGGCGCGACGTGAAGCCGGACGAGGACCTGGCAGGCAAGGCGGGCGGCATGGTGCTGGTGAAGGGCGAGGGCCTCTACGCCGACCCCTACGGGTTGCTCCACGAGGGCCGCCTGAGCCTGGCCGCGGCCGCCGGCGACCCGTTCGCCTACCCGGGCGCCAGCGGCCTCTACAAGCGCGGCTCGGTGCGCTCGCTCAGCACCTACTCGGCCGCCGCGCTGCAGTCCGACCTGGAGGACTCGCTGTACAAGGCGGCGGGCGGAGGCCCACTCTACGGCGACGGCTACGGCTTCCGCCTGCCGCCCTCGTCGCCGCAGAAGCTGGCCGACGTGGCGGCgccccccgggggcccccagcctcctcacagCCCCTACTCGGGGCCGCCCAGCCGCGGCTCGCCGGTGCGCCAGTCTTTCCGCAAAGACTCGGGCTCCTCGTCGGTCTTCGCAGAGAGCCCGGGAGGCAAGACCCGCAGCACGGGGGGCTCCTCGACGGCCGGAGCTCCCCCGCCCGAGCTCTTCCCCGGGCCTGGGGAGCGCCCGCTCGTTGGGTTTGGGCCGCCAGTGCCAGCCAAGGACACGGAGACCAG GGAGCGCATGGAGGCCATGGAGAAGCAGATTGCCAGCCTCACAGGCCTGGTACAGAGTGCCCTACTACGAGGCTCAGAGCCTGAGACCCCCAG CGAGAAGATTGAAGGTTCCAATGGAGCAGGCACCCCCTCAGCAC CCTGTGGGTCAGGCAGCCGGAGCAGCGGCGCCACCCCAGTGTCCGGCCCTCCCCCGCCTTCAGCCAGCACACCTGCGGGGCAGCCCACCTCCATCAGCCGTTTGCAGATGCAGCTGCACCTGCGTGGCCTGCAGAACAGCACCAGTGACCTGCGCAGCCAGCTTCAGCAGTTGCGAAAGCTCCAG CTACAAAACCTGGAGTCGCTGCGCGCACTGCTCAAGGGCACAGAGGCGGAGCTGAGCATGCGCGTGTCGGAGGCGGCGCGGCGGCAGGAGGACCCGCTGCAGCGGCAGCGCACCCTGGTGGAGGAGGAGCGGCTGCGCTACCTCAACGACGAGGAGCTCATCACCCAGCAGCTCAA TGACCTGGAGAAGTCGGTGGAGAAGATCCAGCGGGATGTGTCCCACAACCACCGGCTGGTACCTGGGCCAGAGCTGGAAGAGAAGGCGCTGGTGCTGAAGCAGCTCGGGGAGACCCTGACTGAGCTCAAGG CTCACTTCCCAGGCCTGCAGAGCAAGATGCGGGTAGTACTGCGTGTGGAGGTGGAGGCAGTGAAGTTCCTGAAGGAGGAGCCACAGCGCCTGGACGGGCTACTCAAACGCTGCCGTGGGGTCACGGACATGCTGGCCCAGATCCGAAG GCAAGTGGATGAGGGGGTGTGGCCACCCCCCAACAACCTCCTGAATCAGTCCCCCAAGAAGGTGACGGCTGAAACGGACTTCAGCAAGAACTTGGACTTCGAAATGGCACCCCCTAGCCCTCCACTGAACCTCCATGAGCTGAGTGGCCCGGCCGAGGGAGCCCCTCCTACTCCCAAGGGGGGCAACCCTACCAAAGGCCTGGATGCTGCTGGCAAGAGAAGCGTGGACAAGGCTGTGTCTGTTGAG GCTGCTGAACGGGACTGGGAGGAGAAGCGGGCAGCCCTGACCCAGTACAGCGCCAAGGACATCAACCGGCTGCTGGAGGAGACACAGGCGGAGCTGCTGAAGGCCATCCCTGACCTAGACTGTGCGAGCAAGGCCCACCCAggcctggcccccacccctgACCACAAGCCTCCCAAGGTCCCCCACGGCCAGAAGGCAGCCCCTCGAACGGAGCCCAGTGGAAGGAGGGGCTCAG ATGAGCTGACAGTGCCTCGGTACCGCACGGAGAAGCCCTCCAAgtcgcccccgccgccccctccccgccggagcttcccctcctcccacgGCCTCACCACCACGCGCACAGGAGAGGTCGTGGTCACCAGCAAGAAGGATTCGGCCTTCATCAAG AAAGCCGAGTCCGAGGAGCTGGAGGTGCAGAAGCCCCAAGTGAAGCTGCGCCGAACGGTGTCCGAAGTGGCCCGCCCAGCCTCCACGCCACCCATCATGGCCTCTGCCATCAAAGATGAGGACGATGAGGACCGCATCATCGCCGAGCTAGAG GTGTTTGAGAGAAGCTCAGTGTCTTCCCTCCCCCCCACGCCCCGCCGCCAGCCGATCCCCACCTTGCTGGCACCCCAGGACCTGGGGCCCCCTCGGGGCTCAGCCCAGGGCCCCACATGGAAG gctgccccaagccCCAGGGCCTTCTGCGTCCCCCAGATCATCTTGACAGAGTGTACCCCCAACCCTCCCTCACCACCAGAGGCCAGACCCGAGGAAGCTGGTCCCAGGACAACTCCCACTCCGCGCCCCCGGACCCTGCCTGGCAGTGGGAGGGGCTGTGATGGTGCCCGGGCCCTGCCAGAGGTGGTGGCCAGGGCCTCCCAGCCTAGGAGCAGCTTGGCGCCTGACACAGAAGGGACTGCTCTGAAGAGACTGGGGACAGAGAGCTGTACCCCGGAGGAGGGAGGACCCGGGGCTCAGTGTCCTTGGAGACCAGCCCCTGATGGGACTCAGGAGCCCCCCACTGCTGAGACCCACCCAGAGGAGACCGCCAAGGACACCGGCCGGGACACCCAATCCTGCAGTGGGGAGCCCAGGGGCCAGCCCACTGGTGGCCTAGGCTGCACAGTGAGAGGCGCTGCCACCCAGCGAATGGACAGCCTGGAGGAAACGCTCCGGGAGCTGGAAGCCACCCTGAGCCAGATGGGCACTGCCCTCGCCGTGGGGCTCCCTggcagccccctgcccctgccacccgGTCCCCAGGTGGCTGCCTCCTCCCTagcctctcctcctgccttcaCACTCCAGTCTCAGTCCTCAgagctggaggaggtggggggctgcAGGAGCACCAcgccagccccctcctcccaccgGCCTTTCCTCAGCTCCTGCCAGCCTCCTGGGAGCCCGGGCACCGGGTGTGGTTTGCAGGCAGAGCCCCGGGGGGCTGGGAAGCCGGCCTCCCCAGGGATCGGCCCAACCAGCCCTGCCAGGGACCAggtcctctcccctctgctctgtaTCTCTAAACCAACAAATAAAgttctctcctccttttccagCCCCAcacttccccccccccaactcctgtCCGACTTTCTGCCTCTGTCGTTTCTCTGTCTGCGCCTCTGA